The following DNA comes from Megalobrama amblycephala isolate DHTTF-2021 linkage group LG20, ASM1881202v1, whole genome shotgun sequence.
GAATGTGGTGATGCACAACAACATGCTGAAGATCAACGCAGCCTCGTCACCATGCTTCGTTTACTTCCGTCCGGATGATTCCTGCACTAATATTGGTGAATTACTGATTAGTGAGGTCATCCGAAAGCTGAGTGTTTTGCATTTCCACATCTCCCGCACAGTGGCCACAACAGCCATCGCCACGGTCCTTGCGGCAATAGAGGGCAAACTCCCGTGTGCTCTCAGAACGAGCCATACGGTGGAGACCACAAGCAATGTGATTGACTACATTGTGGAGGATGTCATTCAGGCATGGTCAAAGAATCCTACTGCAGCGTCCAGAACATGGGAAAGTGGGCCTGTCCCAGTTCTGCGGCCGACTTTTGAGTCATCTGAAGGTGGACTGTCACTTGTCCTGCTGGAGTCAGATCAACCCTCAGGCAGTGACGGGCCAAAGACCACCACCTTATTTGACTCACTGATGACCGCCCTCTATATGTCGAAGTGTAACGGTCACTTCAGCCAGCAGGACAACAGTTACGCAGCCTCAGAACGTCTGCATCAAAGGCTCACAGATTTAATGAACTGCGTCCTAAGAAGTGAGATGTCGCAGGCAGAGAGCGTCTCGGAGGAGATCAGAATGACGACTATAGATTTCCTCTATTATTTTGTGGAGGAACTTGTGCATCGTCTTTTTGTGTCCTCCAGATTCCCCCATCCTGCGACACTCCCTGAAAATACTCCAGTGATGCCCTTCATCATCAAAGAAGAGGATTTCGGTCTGACAGTGGTGGATCATCTGACAGAGTTGGTGGTCAGTCAAGTTTTTGACTTGCTGGCAAAGAAATTTCCACCGATTGAACAGTTAGAAACACAGATTGAAGTGCAGAGTCAGGCTGTGTCAGTACAGGAGGATCTACCAAAACTGACCTTCAGAAATAAGTTCAAGATGATGAAGTCGAACATCCTTAAAAAGGTAATTTCTCCTCTGTATACAGTAAGTGTTCAATGTTCTGCCCAATACCTGTACTTACTTATTGAAAtgaattctgtttaaaaatgagTGTCATTTGTTTGCAGATTAAGAATCCCTTCAGATCCAAAAAGGACAAGAACAAGGGTGATACCGAGGAAAATGCATCTCAAAAATCTGACAAGAAGTTGTCATTTTTAGGGTGGACAATTCCCTTCTCCCTAAAATTGAAGTTTCGTGTCTAACATGGGACTGCACTACATCCTGCAACATCTGGACAAACCAGGGACTTATGCAAGGATCCTGTTTCCTGTTGGATCCTGCTACACAAGGATGCCCTCCTGTATAATCTGACACAGCTCTCTGTACCCTCCTCAATCTGTCAGTGGATCATCAActtcctgacagacagacagcagctagtgaggctgggaaaaCACATCTAGGAGCATCACTATCAGCACTGGAGCTCCTCAGGGGTGCATTCTCTCTCCTCTGCTCTTCTCCCTCAACACAAAtgactgcacctctaaagacccctctgtGAAGCTCACAGACGACACCACAGTCATTGGCCTCATTCAGGACAGTAATGAGTCTGCTTACAGACAAGAGGTTGAACAGCTGTCTGTCTGGGTGCAGTCACAATATCCTGGAGCTGAACATGCTCAAAACATTAGAGATGATAGTGGACTGTAGGAGAAACCCCCTCTCAGCATCATGAACGGTGCTGTGGaggcagtggagtcattcaggtgcctgggcaccaccatctctcAGGACCTTAAGTGGGAGAATTTCATCGACTTCATTGTGAAAATGGCCCAGCGGAGGCTGTACCATCTTTGTCAACTGAAAAATTTCAATCTGCCACAGGAGCAGATGACACAGTTTCACTCAGCTGTCGGTTCTGTGCACTTCTATAACTG
Coding sequences within:
- the LOC125255522 gene encoding uncharacterized protein LOC125255522 codes for the protein MACNTRVQSDHHRELAFAARLAATLAAPQLEDDTFPSVICNFMWNLTEQNLEVIQAALSYRFSRQQIYQMLTSIATSAATTAIDLMPKLSGIVGMNPSAVLNSNRPLTSETPAILKMERLPYVYPLESLFGITVDGLLSSGECDFSDSLGEDDPRSSELAGIVVEEVCHRVNVVMHNNMLKINAASSPCFVYFRPDDSCTNIGELLISEVIRKLSVLHFHISRTVATTAIATVLAAIEGKLPCALRTSHTVETTSNVIDYIVEDVIQAWSKNPTAASRTWESGPVPVLRPTFESSEGGLSLVLLESDQPSGSDGPKTTTLFDSLMTALYMSKCNGHFSQQDNSYAASERLHQRLTDLMNCVLRSEMSQAESVSEEIRMTTIDFLYYFVEELVHRLFVSSRFPHPATLPENTPVMPFIIKEEDFGLTVVDHLTELVVSQVFDLLAKKFPPIEQLETQIEVQSQAVSVQEDLPKLTFRNKFKMMKSNILKKIKNPFRSKKDKNKGDTEENASQKSDKKLSFLGWTIPFSLKLKFRV